In Sphingobacteriia bacterium, the DNA window TAAAAATGTATCTTCCTTCTAATAACCTTTTAATTACATTATTAAAAGATCTGACTAAAGCCTTTAGTTCTTATAACATTCCTCAAGAAATTAGTTTTACTATATGGTCATATGCACTAAATACAAGCGATGAACTGCCATTACATGATATGAAAAAAGTCCTTGAAGTAAAACAATCGGATGTAAGCGCTGAGGTTATTAATACACTGGAAAGCTTTAGAGAAAAAATTGAAAATCGTAATTTTGTCATTACTAAGTAATTAATTAAAGTAGGCTCTAACTTTAACTAACTATTAACGAAATATTAGTATTAATAATTGTACTAACATTATATAAATATTCTTATTGATTTAAATTTTAAATGAGACTATGTATAAAAACACAACTTATAATTGATTACCTTGAGACCGAAAATGCAAATTAGCGAAGAATTGAAAAATGAATTTGAGAAAATTAGAGTGCCATCAAACAAAAAAAAATGGCAGTTAATTAAATACTGTAGTTCTGTTATTTTAGGAATTATAAGCACATTATTTCTTTTAAAACTAGATACTAAAAATATAGATCCTCTTCCAGCATATTATACTATTCTTTACATGATTTTATTAATTTATCCTGCAATTACTATTGAGATACTTAAAAAACAAGATTTTAACAATAAGAGATTAATTCTTAAAATTAGGTTCGCATTATATTTTGTTATGTTGATTATAGGCTTAATTGCATTTTATTATCTAATACAGTGGAATATATATGTGTTTAATGAAGGTAAGGCTACAGGTTATTATCCAAAAAAAATTGGTATTTTATTACTAATAATTCCTCTAATTATGTATGAATCTTTTAGATTCTTTAAAGAAGTAAAATTAACTTTTTCTATAATAAAAAATCATCAAATTACTGAAATGCATTTACTAAGCATTAATAAACCCTCAAAAGAGAAGTATGTCTACGTTTATAGAATTGGTTATGAATTTATGGTAGGTGAGAAAGTATATACCTCTCACTCTCTTTTACCGGCTAGGAAGCTAGAACAGCTTATATATAATAAGAGTGATATAAAAGTTTTCTATAATCCATCTAATCCAAATCTAAATATTTTATTATAAGGAATTTTTATGCAAAAAAATAATGAAGCGATTTTCATTTGTCCAGTTGGTGAGCATCTTACTAAGGAAGAATTAAAAGCACAAGCAAATACACAAGGAATCAGTTTTGATGTTGAAGCTGACACTGTTGTAACGACATTAATTGATGCTGTATATGATAGCCTTAGTCAAATTGCTAAATCCCAAGGTTTAGTAAAAACCAATTCTTGGGGAGTTGTTTCGGTTCCTGTTAATGGCGTTCTCTATTATCCTGAGGAAGCAGAAAGATATGGTAAAAATAATCCTGATAGTATAGGACATACATTATCAAAACTAACTTTTAATACAGGTATTGCCATTGTAGGTGGAGTTGTTGGGTCTTTCGTAGGCGTAGGTACAGGTATAGCCTTGGGAGCAGGAGCAGGACTTGCTGCCGATAGTTTTAAAATTACTAATGATAAAAAATTGTACGATATATTAATAAGGGATAAAATTGAAAAAGCAGGTGGATTTTCTAAATTTTTTGCTCCTAAAGAAACTAAAACTTTTTCATATGAAGAAGTTGTTAACTTAAAAGCTAAATATGTTCCTAACCCTGATCTGTTAACTGATAAAACTCAAATTCCAACTTCTTATTTGTCTAACGATAAAATCTCTATTGATAATGTATCAAATGTAGCTAAATCAACTACTATAATAGATCCTACGGTACATTTTCAACCTGACTATATTAAAGAGGCATTTAATAATTCTCATTATAATGTAAAAGAAAGTGTTATTCCGCAACCAGAGTCAGTTGTGGTTAAAAATGATGTTTGTAATGTCCAAAAAAATGTTGATATGACAGTAGCGACAGCCGTTCATGCAATAAGTATCCCAACTTTTCCTACGTCTTGTCATCCTTCACCGCTTATTCAATGCTCACCACACAGCTCTTCATATACAAGCATTGACTCACATGTAGGTGGGAAATGTTATGGTGATTTTAGTAATTTTAGCTGGCTTCATTAATTAGATATAAGTACAGGTAATAAATTGTTATTACCTATACTTATAATAGGCGTTAACTAACAGATAACGCAATTAAGGTTACTTGTTTTTTTAGTATGTTCAATTTTACTCGCTGCAATACTAGGTTCAATTTTAGCACGATGATTAATTACTAAAGTTGCAGTTACTGGCTTTACCATGTCATTAATATTCTTAGGTGTTATAATTACTGCATTATAAGCACTTTCAGCTGCATTACTTACTTTTTTATCATGCAATTCTTTTGCAAGTGATATAATTTGTTCGACTTTTTCAGAAGATTCAATAGCAAACATTTTGCTTAAATAAGGTACGAATTGCTCTTTTAACGATGGCTTTAATGTTCTAAAAATTTCATATTTAGTTTGAAGTTTTTTAAGTACATTAACATAAGCTTTAGGAACTCTAGGATTATAATTTCCTATTTCATTTTTTAAGGTTTTTTCATTAGTTACACCAATAATAAAACGAGCAATCATTAATAGTGGTTTGTAAGCGTTCATAACTTGTGCTGTTGATAATTCATAAAATATCTTTGAATCATCAATGAGTAAAGGATTAGCGCCATTATTTAAAAGACATGCAGCGGTTTCAAAGCGGTCTTTTCTGGAAGCTGCACACATTAAAGGAGTTTCACCTTAATTATTTCTAGCATTAATATCAATTCCTTTTTCAATTAATAAGTTAATTAACGAAATCGGTTCATTAACTTTTGTTTCAAAAAATTCAGTTTCACCTTTAAAACGTGCTTGGTATTTTCTATTATAAAGTGAATTACTTATTATAATATGATGAAGTAAGGTGTTTCCATTTTGGTCAACTATATTTACATCTTTGAGGCTTTCAATTAATTCTAAAAGATCAATAAAATTACTATTAACAAGTAATTTTTGAGCTAACTTAAAGGTTTCTTGTTGTTTACTCATAAATCTCCCTTTCATTAAAGTTAAATTACAGTTTAGCGGGAGATATATGTTAACGATTAATTAACTCCTATGCAACAATAAAACCTATATATTTTATAAAGTCGTTACAATTCAAGCACTTGTTAAATGTACGTAAGGTAAATATCTGCTTTTTATAATAGGATCACTATTCCCTAAAATTAATTGATTGAGTAGAAGTAGTATTATTTCTTACTTCCATAATTTGCTCACGATATGTATCAAAAATAATTTTACTTGTAAACTCTGGGTTAGAAAAATTATAACTCGAAATATGGGTTTGAAGTTCTAAAGGCAGGTCTTTAAAAAGATCTCTGAAAATTGAGTTTAGGTTTAATTTAGCCTGTTTATATGTTCCATTAACAACGTGATACGCAAGTTCAATTGCATTAAACTCACCAACATCATTAAGTTTTATAGCAATTTGACATAATAAATCAATTTTTCTATCATCGTTTAAGCTAATAATTTTGCTTAAGAGAGGAATAGCTTGTTCTTTTAAATTTCTTGGTAAATTTGAAAAATGAGTTTTCCAAAATGTATGTAAAGGTTTTAATCTTTCACGTTCAAAAAGATACACGTCGGCAGATGTATCATTATTAGTTGATTCACCTATTTCAAGGATTTTATAAGCAACGAAATATAAACATTTTAACAAATGAATATTAATATTTGATTCATCAATTCCTCTTATATCTGCTCCTTTATTTAAAAGGGTGATGGCCATTTCTTTAGGATATTCAGAAGATTCAAATAATAATTTTATAGGAGTTTTACTTAAATTATTCTTAGCATTAATTTCACTTCCTTTACTTATTAAAGCCTTTAATACTTCTAACGGTTCATAAGAGGTTAATATTGTTATTTGGCCCGAAAATGCACTGGAATCTATTCCTAAAAAATAATCTCTATAACTTCTTTTACGATAAGTTTGCGTATATTTTTTAAATTTGTTCTGGTTATAACTTTCTATAAGTAAGTGTAGGAAAGTATTACCCTTTTCATCTCTAAAATTATTTATATCTTCTATTTGGGCAATTAAATTAAGGCATTGTTCTTCATTTCCATTGTCAATTGCAGCTTTTAGCTCTAAATTTAAAGTTTCCTGGGTTTTCATGATTATTCCTTTGAGTGCCCATTTCCATTATTTTTCATTTCTTCCATAAGCATCTTCGCCCTTTCAATTGCATTTCTAAAACTGTCATTTAAAAAAGCTGAAGATATAATAGGGGATATATCTGAAAACTGACTAATAATTAAGCTTAATACCTCATTAGGTAATGTTAGAATAATATTACCATTATCATCATAAATATTCCATCCTAGTTCCTTGGTAATTTCCATACCATTTTTATTTACTCTTTCTTTTAATTTACTAATAGTCTTAAATTTATGTAAATTTTGATCACCGAGTTTACGATTGGCAAAACTAAAAGCTAATTGGGGAGCATTACGATACCAGGGGTGTTTTATATCTTTAGTTATTTCAAAATAAATTTCCCTGGTTAAAGCTAGAATGCATTTGGTTTTATGTAAACCATCAACATTAATAAATCTAGGTACATGGAGTAATAAAGATATTAAATTAAAATTAGGTAGAGGAATTTCATTTCCATTAGGGTCTAAATTTTTAAATTTTGGTGTAGTAATTGGTTTAATTGAAGCAAGTAATTTAATTTCATCCCAGAATAAAGTTACTCTTTTTAATTCTTTTTCAATAATATTTTGAATATTTAAAAGTATTTTTGTTAATTGTGCATTATTATTTTTAAACTCAGGAAAGTAAAACAATTTTAAATCTTCAACAGTCATTCGATTAGTTAAATAAGCTTCACAGCTAAGAATCATCCAATAAATATTTTTAGCAGCATTTGAATTAGGATTAGCGAAAACATTTTGTAAGGCATATTGCCTTAAAGAAATATTTTCAGGGCTTTTATAATAAAAAATATTAAAACCTTTATTAATAAATAACCGAACTGCATCTGAATAATTTTCATCGATTGCGTAATGAATTAGAAGTTTATTTTCTTTATATGGTATATAAAAAATATTAGTTCTTTTAGTTAACAATAAATTTAATAAATCATAATTTTTATCTTTAATCGCAATGGCGCAAAATTCAATAAATTGGTTATCGGATAATAAATTTACATTAAATTTATTTTCAAGCACTTTAATAACAAAAGAAAAAGGTTTTTTTGTGGCTAGTAAATAATCAATTACATTTTTACCTTTATTATCAACTACATTTACATTTGCCCTACTATTAATTAACAAATAAATCTGAGCCTTTAATTCTCCTGGTAATGAAGCAAATTCAAGAAGCAAAGTTTGACCATTTTCATTTTTTAAATCAAGTAAGCTACGGTTATTTTTAATTAAATTTTTAGCAAGTAAGGTATGTCCATTTATTAAAGCAAAATGTAAAATATTTTCGTCTTTTGTATTCGTAATATTATTATCATGACATTCATATCCTGAAACTTCTTCCATGAGATTAATAAATTTCTTATTAAAAGCATATTGAAGAGTAATTTTTGCTAAACCAGGCTCAATTTTAGAAAAAAATTTTATATTAGGCCAATGTAGTTTTTTGAAATAAAAATCATATAATTCATACAATATATTTTTAACTGTAGAATCTATTTTAGAAATGAATTTAATAATTTCCCAATCTTCTCTTTTTAATGCAAATTCGTATAATTTATATAATTCATCAGATTTAAAGTTGTTGTAGCCTGGATAGATTGTTTGTAAATTCCTAAAGAGGTAAATGGCAAGTTCAAAACAATTATTATTAATAGCAAATTTAATTATATAAGTTGACTCATTAACTTCCCTATTAGTAATAAATTTAATTTTACCTTTAAATATTTTATAAAGAATTTCAATGATTTCTTTACCATTATCAAGGTTTGAATTTTGTATTCTGCGGGCAAAATTTGTAATTTCTAAAGATACCTGATATGGAAGGGGCGATAAAGAAATTTCAAACATTTCATTCGGTGAGTCTAGGTTTTCACATATATTATCTGATTTTTTCATAAATTTTTATTATATGGTTATATTTGGGGGAATAGTATATTAACCAAAAATTAACTAATTTGCAAGAAATAATATAAAGAGTATAAATTAAAGATTTCTACCATATTATTATTTATGAAGAATAATATTTTTGACGGCAGTATCTCTTCTAAAATTTACTGTTTCTTGAACAGGCCCTTTATTTAAACAATAGGAAATAACTTTTTGACATGTCTCTTTAAATAAAGGGCGTTTGCATAAAGAAAATAAGCAATAAGAAACAGCGGCAACGCTAACAAATTTTAAGGCCTTTAAACAATAATGTTTTACTGAAACTTTCCATAAATAATCGCTTGGTTCCGAGCGACCATCTTTACATTTTCTAATATAAAACCATGGCGTCTGCCAGTTATTATTTCGGGCAACAGGGTTTGCCCCATGCTCTAGTAAAAGCTTTACTATATCTAAGCTATCAGCTGCATAGTGAAGAAGAGTATTACCATTTTTGTCAACGAAATTAACATCGGCTCCATGGTTCAATAATATTTCAACAACTTTTTCTTGGTTATTTTGAACAGCCCACCATAAGGGTTGTCCTTTTTTAATATCAGCACCATGTTCAAGTAAAAATTCAACTTTATCTAAATATCCATTTGTAGCGGCATATTCAAGAGGGGTATATCCCTGTTTACTAGGAGCATTAATATCAGCTCCTTTACTTTGTAAAAGTTTTACAAGGTTGGAATCTTTTTTCTTAATTGCAATATCGAGTGGGGTTTCACCTAAACTTTTTTTAGCATTTACTTCTGCGCCCCTCTCTATAAATAATTTGATTTTATCTATATCTTTTTCAATGGCGCAATGAAGAGGAGTGTTACCCTCATTATCACGTGCATTAATATCAACCCCATAATCTAACAGCATTTTGACCATGTCTTCTTTTCTTTCCTTAATAGCATAAAATAATGCTTTGCCTTTTTTAATATCAGCACCATGTTCAAGTAAAAATTTAACTGTTTCTTCCTCATCGCGGCTAGCGGCAAGCTCAAGAGGAGTATATTCGAAGTAACTTGGAGCGTTAATATCAGCTCCTTTGCTTTGTAAAAGTTTTACAGCAGTAGAATTTCTTTTATTAATTGCAAGACCAATAGGAGTATGACCAAATTGCGATTGTGCAGTTGCATCTGCGTCATTTTCTAATAAGAAATTGATGATATTTATATCTCCTGATGATATTGCTTTATGAAGCGAGCTAAATTCTTCATTATCTTTATAATTAACATTAGCTCCTTTACTAACTAAAAGCTTAACCATCTGCAGGTTTTTCGCACTAATTGCATAATAAAGGGGAGGTTTAAGATCTTTATCTGTAGCATTAACATCTGCGCCATTTGCGAGTAGAAATTCACTCATTTCTTTTTTATTATCAATAACGCTCAATTGAAGTGCAGTATAATCATATATTTGTAAATCATAAATATTAGGATTAACATCATATTTAAATAATAATTCAAAATATTTTTTAGCATTTTCAAAATGTACTACATTTTTACATAATGTTTTTAACGGTCGCTTAGCATGAAGGTCGCTACGACGATATATAAAAGCATTAGGGTCAGCACCATTTGCTAATAATTTTTTAAAAATTTCAAATTTGTTATCTATGTCATCAGGATTATTATAATCGATATGCGAAAGTAAAAAATCTAGGTCAATATATAAATTACGTAAAATATTATGAACTTTATCTTTTATTTCACCTTCAGGAAGGTAAGGTGAAATAAAATGTAAAATAAACATTTTAGTAGGTGAGGCTTCTATTATATTTTCTTCTAATTTTATTTCACCACTTTTAACCCACTCAATTAATTTATTTGCTGCATTTTTTTTGTTTTCATTTAGTTTTAGGTAACCACGCAAAATTGATTTTTCTTTTTTTGAGAGCTGTGGTTTCTTAAATAAATCCTCTATTTCTTTCTGATAGTTTTTATTCGTTATAATAAACCATTTATAATTCAGGGTATCTTTTTCGCTAGTGCTTAATAAATTTAAACCTGCGCTTAAAAAATTGAAGTTATTTAACAAGCCTTGGTTATTTATAATATAGCTTCTTTCAGCAAGCTGGATGCTATAAGTTTCTTCTTCTTTAATTCCTTCAATAATTGATGACAGATCATTATAATTATTCGTATCTTCTGGGAAAAAGGCATTAAATATATATTCACTTAATAAAGGGTTTGAACATATTGTAAGATCATTAGTTTTTTCTATTAATTTTTCAAATTCAGTAGAATTATAATTTTTTGATTTTGCAAATTCTAAAGGATTTAAACCATTAATATCGTATGACTCAAATAATTTCAAAAACTGTTCTCTACTTTCAGACGTATCTAATTTTTCATTTATGAAAGGTACTAAAACATCTAGAATTGTATTTGCAATTTCTTTATAAGGTGAAGTTTCTTGCTTAAATCCTTCCTTAGGTTTTTCTGAAGCTATATCAATTAAAGTATGGAATAAGGGTAGATTTTGCGAATATATAAGGCTTTCATGAGCTATTTTATGATATGCACCCTCTCTAAAAGCTTCAAGGGGTGAAACCATAAGTAATTCTGGTTCATTTTTTATTACTTCAATTATTTCTTTTATTTCTTCTTCCGAAAGAAGAGGCGCTTCTTCTTTTCTTAAAGCTAGTAACTTAAAAATAATTAGAGTTTTCATATGGTTATAACCAAGTAATATTTAAATTTTATTAATAATATGCTAATTGGTAATAATTGTCAAAGAACTAGTTAAGGATTTAATAGTTATAAAGTAATAATGCAATAAAAAGTAAAATATTGGTAAATAAACCTTTGAATGAAAGGATTTTTTTTATAAAATGAAATATGGGATTTAATGGTGTGCCCGACAGGATTCGAACCTGTGACCTACTGATTAAAAGTCAGTTGCTCTACCGACTGAGCTACGGGCACATAAAAAATTATCATGTGAGGAAACAAGATGTTGAAAATCAAGTTTTAACCGTCATGAGAATTCTATTTATCAGAAAAATTAGCTTCTTGTCAACATAGAATTTGCTAGTTTTGATAATTATTGATAAAGTTTAATAATTAAGCGGTTATAAATTAATTAATTTACGATTCGGTAAAATGACAGATTATAAAAAACAAATGTTAAATTGGTATAATGAAATAGGGGTCGGAGAAGTGATTAATGACGAACCAGTAAATACATTAGAAGCGCATGAAAGTACTATTTTAAGTGATGCGACGCATGATGGTGGAACTGACTTTGCATTATCTAATTTAGTAAATGACAGCGGGCTTTCAAGAAAACTTGCAACCTCCGCAAAAGATATTCATCAGCTTTTTGATATAATTCGTAATTTTAATGGTTGCAAACTCAAAGCAACAGCAACTAACACTGTATGTGGTGAAGGTGTGCTTGACGCTGAAGTAATGTTTATTGGTGAAGCTCCAGGTGCAACAGAAGATCAAGAAGGTCGCCCATTTTGTGGTGATAGCGGAAAATTACTTGATAATATGATTGCTTCAATTGGTCTTTCGCGTAAAACCAATATGTTTATTACAAATAATGTTTATTGGCGTCCACCAGCAAACCGTCCGCCAACAAAAGAAGAATTAAATATTTGCTTACCTTTCCTAGAAAAAATGATTGCACTAATAAACCCTAAACTAATCATATTAGTCGGGGGAGTGGCGGCTGCTAATATAACTGGTTTAAACTATTCAATGGCGAAATTTAGAACTTCACAAGTTGAATATATAAATCAATATTTAGAAAAGCCTATAAAAACCTTTACAATTTTTCATCCTGCATATTTACTTAGAAGTCCGTCTCAAAAGAAAAATGCATGGTTTGATTTAATTTCTATTGAAGAATTTATAAAAAACAACAATATAAGAATTTAAGGCACAAAAAATTTTAGCCACTAAAAGGAGAGCTATGTCTGAAAATGCAACTATAAATATCCCGGGTCACGAACCACTTCAACTCCCAATTCAAAACGGTACAGTAGGGCCAGCAGTTATAGACGTTCAAAAACTTTATAACCACGCCAATGTTTTTACCTATGACCCAGGATTCATGTCAACAGCGTCATGTCATTCTAAAATTACATATATTGATGGTGAAAGTGGCATTTTAAGACATCGCGGTTACCCAATTGAAGAACTTGCAGAAAAAAGCAGCTTTCTAGAAGTAGTTTATTTATTATTAAACGGTGAATTACCTAAGAAGAACGAACTTGAAAGCTTCGAGCATCACATTAAAAGGCACTCAATGGTACATGAACAAGTTCATTTCTTTTATCGCGGGTTTCCTCGTCGTTCACATCCTATGGCTTTAATGGTAGGTGCAGTTGGTGGTTTATCCGCTTTCTATCACGAAGATCTTGATATTCATGATCCGGTTCAAAGATGTGTAGCGTCATATAGACTTATTGCCAAAATGCCAACTTTAGCTGCAATGGCATATAAATATTCAATTGGTCAACCATTCGTTTACCCATTAAATGAACTTGATTACGCAGGTAATTTCTTAAATATGATGTTCTCCGTACCAAGTGAAAATTATAAAGTTAATCCAATTCTTTCAAAAGCTCTTGATAGAATTTTCATTTTACACGCTGACCATGAACAAAACGCTTCAACCTCAACCGTAAGGCTTGCAGGTTCATCAGGCGCTAATCCATTTGCGTGCATTGCGGCAGGTATTGCATCACTTTGGGGTCCTGCGCATGGTGGTGCGAATGAAGCAGTAATAAATATGCTTAATGAAATTAAATCAGTTGATCGTATTCCGATTTACATTAATAAGGCTAAAGATAAAAATGATCCGTTTAGATTAATGGGCTTTGGTCATAGAGTATATAAGAACTATGATCCAAGAGCTTCAGTATTACGTAAAACCTGTCATGAAGTACTTGGTGCATTAAACAGACAAAATGATGAAATGCTTCAAATTGCAATTGAATTAGAAAGAATTGCTTTAAGTGATCCATATTTCATTGAACGTAAACTTTACCCTAATGTTGATTTCTATTCAGGTATTATTTACCGCGCGATGCGCATTCCGCCACAAATGTTCACAGTGCTTTTTGCAATTGCAAGAACAGCAGGATGGGTTGCACAATGGAAAGAAATGATTGAAGATCCTGAGCAAAAAATTGGTCGCCCACGTCAGCTTTACACAGGCTATGACCAAAGACCATATGTTGATATCGATAAAAGATAATAAATCTTTTAAATAGGAAATGAGGCTAATACCTCATTTCCTACAAATTCTCTTTTAAGTATTTCCATAAATCAAAATGAAAACTGTTGAATTAACACATCCACTAAGTATGAAGATAAAAAATATTTATAGGATCTAGTTAAAGATTTAAAGCGTGTGTCTAATCAAATTGAGTTTGATAACACGGTTTCAGAAATAGAACGTTTAGTTGGAAAATATGGTAAACCTGCTTTAAATTCAGTTGAAACAACTATATACATTACTGGGCAAGTTGATGAAATCCCTAAAATTTTAGGTGTAAAAAAAGAAGTTGAACCTAAAAAACTCCTCGATATTCTTTTATGTAATGAAAATATAAAAAATCCTAAAACTATCATTTATTTATTAAAGAAAGAAGCAAACCCTAATATACAAAATGAAAAAGGTTATACAATTCTCCATCGTGCTGCAATGGAAGGAAATGAAGCGATTATTGATACTTTATTAAAAAATGGAGCTAATCTTAGCATTAAAGACAAAAGAGGTTTAACGCCTTTCTTTCATGCAATATCTAACGGACATTTAAAAGTAGGTGAGCTTCTTTTAGAAAATGGGGCTAACATTAATGATAAACAATATTGGTATGATGGAGGTAGAACCCTTTTGCATATGACTACTATTAATGATGATAATAGTAAAATCACTGAATTTTTATTAATCAACAACGCTTGCCCAAATGCTAAAAGCGTTAGAATGTTTGGAGCAGAAACGCCTTTACATGAAGCAGTGCATTTTGAGAATTTAAAGATAGCAAAGCTTTTATTACAATATGGTGCAG includes these proteins:
- a CDS encoding ankyrin repeat domain-containing protein — its product is MKTLIIFKLLALRKEEAPLLSEEEIKEIIEVIKNEPELLMVSPLEAFREGAYHKIAHESLIYSQNLPLFHTLIDIASEKPKEGFKQETSPYKEIANTILDVLVPFINEKLDTSESREQFLKLFESYDINGLNPLEFAKSKNYNSTEFEKLIEKTNDLTICSNPLLSEYIFNAFFPEDTNNYNDLSSIIEGIKEEETYSIQLAERSYIINNQGLLNNFNFLSAGLNLLSTSEKDTLNYKWFIITNKNYQKEIEDLFKKPQLSKKEKSILRGYLKLNENKKNAANKLIEWVKSGEIKLEENIIEASPTKMFILHFISPYLPEGEIKDKVHNILRNLYIDLDFLLSHIDYNNPDDIDNKFEIFKKLLANGADPNAFIYRRSDLHAKRPLKTLCKNVVHFENAKKYFELLFKYDVNPNIYDLQIYDYTALQLSVIDNKKEMSEFLLANGADVNATDKDLKPPLYYAISAKNLQMVKLLVSKGANVNYKDNEEFSSLHKAISSGDINIINFLLENDADATAQSQFGHTPIGLAINKRNSTAVKLLQSKGADINAPSYFEYTPLELAASRDEEETVKFLLEHGADIKKGKALFYAIKERKEDMVKMLLDYGVDINARDNEGNTPLHCAIEKDIDKIKLFIERGAEVNAKKSLGETPLDIAIKKKDSNLVKLLQSKGADINAPSKQGYTPLEYAATNGYLDKVEFLLEHGADIKKGQPLWWAVQNNQEKVVEILLNHGADVNFVDKNGNTLLHYAADSLDIVKLLLEHGANPVARNNNWQTPWFYIRKCKDGRSEPSDYLWKVSVKHYCLKALKFVSVAAVSYCLFSLCKRPLFKETCQKVISYCLNKGPVQETVNFRRDTAVKNIILHK
- a CDS encoding uracil-DNA glycosylase, yielding MLNWYNEIGVGEVINDEPVNTLEAHESTILSDATHDGGTDFALSNLVNDSGLSRKLATSAKDIHQLFDIIRNFNGCKLKATATNTVCGEGVLDAEVMFIGEAPGATEDQEGRPFCGDSGKLLDNMIASIGLSRKTNMFITNNVYWRPPANRPPTKEELNICLPFLEKMIALINPKLIILVGGVAAANITGLNYSMAKFRTSQVEYINQYLEKPIKTFTIFHPAYLLRSPSQKKNAWFDLISIEEFIKNNNIRI
- a CDS encoding citrate synthase, giving the protein MSENATINIPGHEPLQLPIQNGTVGPAVIDVQKLYNHANVFTYDPGFMSTASCHSKITYIDGESGILRHRGYPIEELAEKSSFLEVVYLLLNGELPKKNELESFEHHIKRHSMVHEQVHFFYRGFPRRSHPMALMVGAVGGLSAFYHEDLDIHDPVQRCVASYRLIAKMPTLAAMAYKYSIGQPFVYPLNELDYAGNFLNMMFSVPSENYKVNPILSKALDRIFILHADHEQNASTSTVRLAGSSGANPFACIAAGIASLWGPAHGGANEAVINMLNEIKSVDRIPIYINKAKDKNDPFRLMGFGHRVYKNYDPRASVLRKTCHEVLGALNRQNDEMLQIAIELERIALSDPYFIERKLYPNVDFYSGIIYRAMRIPPQMFTVLFAIARTAGWVAQWKEMIEDPEQKIGRPRQLYTGYDQRPYVDIDKR
- a CDS encoding ankyrin repeat domain-containing protein, with product MSNQIEFDNTVSEIERLVGKYGKPALNSVETTIYITGQVDEIPKILGVKKEVEPKKLLDILLCNENIKNPKTIIYLLKKEANPNIQNEKGYTILHRAAMEGNEAIIDTLLKNGANLSIKDKRGLTPFFHAISNGHLKVGELLLENGANINDKQYWYDGGRTLLHMTTINDDNSKITEFLLINNACPNAKSVRMFGAETPLHEAVHFENLKIAKLLLQYGADPTIKNYNGNTPFDLAKDIKIKAILFEPLFASTLPYKLHRVKFDESKQKQLDLVKQLISKL